The genomic window ATTCAACTTGTAGCAGTTTGAATAATAGTTGGATATATTTGGGAAATGCATATATTTGTATATCTGTCCCCCTCATACCTGTGCAGtacatttaaagcaacactatataacttttactgagcaacggcgccccctgcagccacgtATAGTGTCTAATTCTGTCGGTCTCTGTGTCCGAGCGATGAGAtggttttcatgtagagaaaaaacCAAGCTCATCAATCTGCTGACTGGAGCTCTGGTTGTGCCTGAGACACAACTGAATGGTAGATATCCCTCATGCTCCTGTGGTGAGGATGAGGATTGAAAGTGGAACCCTTGTCTACTGTTTGGCAGCAATATCTTGAAGATCTAATCTTATAAAACTCTGGTCGTCACTGAGCAGTTAACACACAACCTTGCAGACTTTATATCATAGCTTTCTGTTTACAGTACAGGTATCTAACTTGTTATCAAACTCTTGGCAAGAGAGCAAAAAAgcttttctcaaaatgtcacaTTGTTGCTTTGACGAATGTCGAGATAAAATagtgtgcagtagtagtagcgTGCACCTTTCAGAGAGCTGACACCAGGCAGGGACACCCTCTTTGGGCACCTTGTCTTGTTTTTGAGGGCATGTCTCTTGGAGCGTTTTGGAGTTAAGAAGCGTGGACGTCTGCTTGTGTGCAGCTCCGTCAGTGGTGTGGATATCTCTGTGAATAAGATAACATGtgataagaaaatataaaattgcAACATGGACAAATCAAGTGACATCCTGCTTTATTTAGCACTGTACCCTGCACTTCTCCAGGTGTTGCTTTGGTCGTAGTGGGTTCCTTCACCGTCTCAGTTGCTGGAGTTTCACTCGTGTTTTCAGGTTGAATTGCTGCGTCATCATCCTTTAACTGTAAAAGAGGTGGacgtttttttcctctcaggctTGAACACAGTGCCACAAAAGCTCAATTCTTAAAATGCATAGAGTAAGCCTTGACTCACGCTTTGTTTTGGCCCGTTCTCCAATGAGTCCACTCTCTGACGAAGATCTGCCACTGTAGACAGCAGGACATGGATCTGTTCAGCAGTCCACATGTGGTGCTGCTCCTCCGTCTTGTTAGCCTCGCCCACTTCTTTCCTCAGGTCTCTTAGGTCCtatgacaattaaaaaaaaaaaaaagtttatccACCAAAAGTTTACTGTTTGATGGGATTTCCTGCTTCTAAGACAAGTGCGataatgataaattaaataaaggatCAAGTGTCATGTTCTAGACTGATTAGACTGGAAAACAATTAGGAGTGAATCCTTGTTAGAAATTCAATTTGACACTGTACCTCCTAACCTTAAGAAATGAGACTCCAGAGAGCTCAGCCTTCAAGTGATTCACCCCAACATCCCATAATAATTGAGTTCactgtttaaaatatatataaatatacaagaGTTTAATTATTTGGTCCTCCTCTTTTCCCCATCCTGTTTTGCTTATTAAAAATCAGAAACATTCCACAGAGTTCTCACATAGTTGCCCTAGTTTTACTCAAAAAACTAAAGCCTCTCAGCTTCCAAAAATAGTGTGTCACTTGTTTCATGTATTATGAATAAAAACCCAATGCATCGATCTAAGAGATGACAGGACCCTCTTAACCCAGTGACTCCTTCAATGTCAGCCTGACAAGAACAGTGAAAACACGACAAATCTAGAAGTGGCAAAGTTCACTGCTGCTTTTGGTTTGGATGCATGAAACAGTTACGCAATGAACCCCATCATCAACAGAGTCATCTTTGCCGTATGTAAGTGGATTTGCCTCAATTCTGAGTGAGATAAACATTACGTAAGTACTTAATTAAAGACCAGTAGATCAAGTTATTCAGCTTGTTTGCTTCAGTACAGtgtactgttttgttttccttccacACCCCACTCCATACGTTCAAACATGAATGATGAATGGGGAGATAAATAGCCTCGAGATATATCTGCAGAAAACatggagaggaaaataaagaaagacaagCTGTCAAACAACATAACTTAAATTCAGCTTTAACAGACTCATGAAAAATCCATCCAGTATGCTCTTGTGAGATCCAGAGCATGGAGCCCGATGCTACTTACAAAGCAACATAgtttgtgttcctctgtgatGTTTGTCAGCTGCCCAAAACACTGTATTGACTTCTCAGTAGTTTCACACGCAGTCTGACAAATCTCTCTGAAACGTTCAGGCTGTTTTCACAGACTGCCTCCACTCACAAACGTTGATACATTCTGGGATATAAACGAATGATAGAATGGGCACAATGTGATGTGAGCTGATAAACACatctaaagaaaaacagatcTAAACAAAACACTACTCATCTTTCGAATGCTGGACTACACTTTAAACTCAATCTTCATTTGAACACACTAGAGTTTTGTGATTGTATCATGCACAACTGGGATGATCTCTGAGACAAAATCTGTCTACAGACATATAAAACACCTGCTAAAGTCCAAAGTGCCCCCTGTCATAGTTCTAAATCCAGGACACCATTTTACCACCCATAGACTCAGCAGGTGTAAACAATACTAGCCCTGCTGTCGCGGCTggtattattaaaaaaaaaatagtttgggGTGACAAAATCTAGTCGAATTTTTCCAGATATACCGAACAATTTCACAGAATTTCAAAAAAATCCGAGAAGAAACATGTATTTCCACCCACAACCGTTATGCAAACATTAAGAGTTAGTTCATCAGGATAAACAGTTGATGGCACTAATTCTCCAGAGGTTTTATAGTAGAAGAAGAGAGCACAAcaagtaataataattaaaagacTGCCAGTGAACCCTTGAGGACATTTAAGTCCCATGCATATTGCATTTTATGATTTACTATCTAACATTTGGCTTTTATTCGCGCTGTAACTATTCCACCTCAGCCAAGCGCAAACATTGTTTATATGTCAACAGAAACAGGGGGATGGAACAAGTGTTCAgtacaataataaaacaattcaaTTATGACTGGCTTGTATTTACCGTTGTCTTCTTGGAGTCATCATCACTCCTCTGATTTTCGAGAGCTGACTGCATCGTCTTCACATCGTGCTGGACACTTGTTAGCGTGCTGCCGATTGTAGCAACactctggaaaagaaaaacactttgtgaGGTCAGGTATGAAATCAAAAGCTTTCTCTTTTGAATTGATTTTGCTTTGTCTTTACCTTTTGAAGCTCTTCAACAGTTGTAGGAAGGCTGATCAAATCAGCGGCCGATTTCAAGTTGGCCTTTAAATGGTTTACGGCAGAGTCCAGCAAACTGATCTGCAAGAGTAAAATGATACAAAATATTCAGTGACACCTCCGAGGGGAGAGCAATCAGACAATTGCATATCAGGATTGCTCTTTAACATCAGCAATCTATTCTTCAAGCAAATCATAGAGATCATTACCAATTTTGGAATTCAGTCTACCCTAATAACACAGATGCATGTCACATTCACTAAGCAACACAATGACTGCCTCCTAGATGGCTGTGCTAATGAGATATATTATGTCACAGGTTTCTAAAGGATGCATCTGAGGGAATATGCCAACGCTGGACCATTCAGTTCAACCAATGAAAATGGACACTAACTGAGTTGACTCTGGtgtttaaaaactcaaaacctGTGTGACACCTctctttaaaaatatatgtgaaATGGAACCCTTGTGTAACAGTTATACAGCCAGTCATTGTATTACGAGCTCCACCCGTAACTTCAGACTACAACTGATTACACACTCGGATTATTTAATTCTCAACCCAATTTATGGAGAAATCGGTTTCTGTAGTGAGACAAAAAAGTACCCTACTGTTTACTGCATAATGTTATTTGGAATATGCACTGGTTTCCATTCACTAGCACAGCACCATGTTGCAAGTTAGTGtaaaaaatacaacatattaATACATTTGGAATCATTATTCTTTGTATTACAACTGCATGGTGTTATCTATTTAACAGGGACTGTCAGCAGAAAAGTGCATGTAGCTCATACACTGTGACAGTGGGAATGTAAAGGCGGCTTCAAAACCCCTCGAGGCAACACTGAAAACTGACctttctgttcatttctgtTAGATTAGACCAGAGTTTGCTCAACCCCTTGTCCCCGTTCTCAATGTCATCAAGCTTCCTCTGCTTGTTTTTCAGGTCCTCGCTGAGTTTTGGTATTTCAGTTGATGACACCTTCTGGCTGGACTCCACTGTTACAAAAACATAGCAATGTTAAAAACAGAGGAATGCATGACTGTGTGTACCTGGGATATAACAGGTTCAAGTGTCCAAAGGGCACTGAGCTTTTTATGACCATCACAAAGTAAGTGTTGGTGTATGATGATAAACATGTCTTACTGctgtgcagcttttctttcagtGAGTCCAGATCCTCTTTCAGGGCAATCTGCATCCATATGAGCCCGGCACAGGCCATGACACATGCAGCTAA from Paralichthys olivaceus isolate ysfri-2021 chromosome 16, ASM2471397v2, whole genome shotgun sequence includes these protein-coding regions:
- the efcab14 gene encoding EF-hand calcium-binding domain-containing protein 14 isoform X2 → MKKRKELNALIGLGDSKRKKTKKGSGHRLLRTEPPDSESESSSDDDEFNNMSEGDNFGKSYTQCCNVCYPLFLFIILAACVMACAGLIWMQIALKEDLDSLKEKLHSMESSQKVSSTEIPKLSEDLKNKQRKLDDIENGDKGLSKLWSNLTEMNRKISLLDSAVNHLKANLKSAADLISLPTTVEELQKSVATIGSTLTSVQHDVKTMQSALENQRSDDDSKKTTDLRDLRKEVGEANKTEEQHHMWTAEQIHVLLSTVADLRQRVDSLENGPKQSLKDDDAAIQPENTSETPATETVKEPTTTKATPGEVQEISTPLTELHTSRRPRFLTPKRSKRHALKNKTRCPKRVSLPGVSSLKDLEDIFQQAGVGQSLHGLTYQDLNKVFGSSTPDAHTLDCFDNDRDQRYSLMELTAAVGL
- the efcab14 gene encoding EF-hand calcium-binding domain-containing protein 14 isoform X1, with translation MKKRKELNALIGLGDSKRKKTKKGSGHRLLRTEPPDSESESSSDDDEFNNMSEGDNFGKRSYTQCCNVCYPLFLFIILAACVMACAGLIWMQIALKEDLDSLKEKLHSMESSQKVSSTEIPKLSEDLKNKQRKLDDIENGDKGLSKLWSNLTEMNRKISLLDSAVNHLKANLKSAADLISLPTTVEELQKSVATIGSTLTSVQHDVKTMQSALENQRSDDDSKKTTDLRDLRKEVGEANKTEEQHHMWTAEQIHVLLSTVADLRQRVDSLENGPKQSLKDDDAAIQPENTSETPATETVKEPTTTKATPGEVQEISTPLTELHTSRRPRFLTPKRSKRHALKNKTRCPKRVSLPGVSSLKDLEDIFQQAGVGQSLHGLTYQDLNKVFGSSTPDAHTLDCFDNDRDQRYSLMELTAAVGL